From a single Streptomyces sp. NBC_01264 genomic region:
- a CDS encoding potassium channel family protein has product MNDAPETGDQAWERRTELPLFYASLLFLAGYTLSVLAYRTHPLMRDIGLGLVVLTWACFIVDYVARLLLSRTRPLRFVRVHWLDTLIVLLPLLRPLRMVKVHDAIQARYNRPRRNLYARVMSYAGLSAGLLGFAGALGVHHFERRAPGASILTLGDAVWWVCETLTTVGYGDMAPVTPGGRIIAAFMMAGGLALLGAVTGSFSSWMLQAFRREDEEAPGK; this is encoded by the coding sequence ATGAACGATGCACCCGAGACCGGTGACCAGGCCTGGGAACGCCGGACCGAGCTGCCCCTGTTCTACGCCTCCCTGCTCTTCCTCGCCGGCTACACCCTCTCCGTACTGGCCTACCGGACGCACCCGCTGATGCGCGACATCGGGCTCGGCCTGGTCGTACTGACCTGGGCCTGCTTCATCGTGGACTACGTGGCCCGGCTGCTGCTGAGCCGCACGCGGCCCCTGCGCTTCGTGCGCGTGCACTGGCTGGACACCCTGATCGTGCTGCTGCCGCTGCTGCGGCCGCTGCGCATGGTCAAGGTCCACGACGCGATCCAGGCCCGCTACAACCGCCCGCGCCGGAACCTGTACGCGCGCGTGATGTCGTACGCGGGCCTGTCGGCCGGGCTGCTCGGTTTCGCGGGCGCCCTCGGGGTCCACCACTTCGAGCGCCGGGCCCCGGGAGCCTCGATCCTCACGCTCGGGGACGCGGTGTGGTGGGTGTGCGAGACGCTGACGACGGTGGGCTACGGGGACATGGCCCCGGTGACCCCGGGGGGCCGGATCATCGCGGCGTTCATGATGGCCGGCGGACTGGCGCTGCTGGGCGCGGTGACGGGTTCCTTCTCGTCGTGGATGCTGCAGGCCTTCCGGCGGGAGGACGAGGAAGCCCCCGGGAAGTGA
- the thrS gene encoding threonine--tRNA ligase — MSDVRVFIQRDSERDERVVATGTTAAELFAGERTIVAARIAGELKDLAYEVKDGETVEPVEISSPDGLDILRHSTAHVMAQAVQELFPEAKLGIGPPVRDGFYYDFDVAKPFTPDDLKAIEKKMQEIQKRGQRFARRVVTDEAAREELANEPYKLELIGIKGSASTDDGANVEVGGGELTIYDNFDAKTGDLCWKDLCRGPHLPTTRNIPAFKLMRNAAAYWRGSEKNPMLQRIYGTAWPSKEELKAHLDFLVEAEKRDHRKLGTELDLFSVQDEIGSGLAVFHPRGGVIRRTMEDYSRKRHEEEGYEFVYTPHATKGTLFEKSGHLDWYAEGMYPPMQLDGGTDYYLKPMNCPMHNLIFDARGRSYRELPLRLFEFGTVYRYEKSGVVHGLTRSRGFTQDDAHIYCTKEQMAEELDRTLTFVLNLLRDYGLTDFYLELSTKDPEKFVGSDEIWEEATATLQQVAEKQGLPLVPDPGGAAFYGPKISVQCRDAIGRTWQMSTVQLDFNLPERFNLEYTGPDGTKQRPVMIHRALFGSIERFFAVLLEHYAGVMPPWLAPVQAVGIPIGDSHIEYLQEFAAEAKKKGLRVEVDASSDRMQKKIRNQQKLKVPFMIIVGDEDMAAGTVSFRYRDGSQENGVPRDQALAKLVDVVERRVQV, encoded by the coding sequence GTGTCAGACGTCCGTGTGTTCATCCAACGCGATTCCGAGCGGGACGAGCGCGTGGTGGCCACGGGCACTACGGCGGCGGAGCTCTTCGCCGGCGAGCGCACCATCGTCGCCGCGCGCATCGCAGGTGAGCTGAAGGACCTCGCGTACGAGGTGAAGGACGGCGAGACCGTCGAGCCCGTGGAGATCTCCTCTCCCGACGGCCTCGACATCCTGCGCCACTCCACCGCGCACGTCATGGCGCAGGCCGTGCAGGAGCTGTTCCCCGAGGCCAAGCTGGGCATCGGCCCGCCGGTCCGCGACGGCTTCTACTACGACTTCGACGTCGCGAAGCCCTTCACCCCCGATGACCTCAAGGCCATCGAGAAGAAGATGCAGGAGATCCAGAAGCGCGGCCAGCGCTTCGCCCGCCGCGTCGTCACCGACGAGGCGGCCCGCGAGGAGCTGGCGAACGAGCCGTACAAGCTGGAGCTCATCGGCATCAAGGGTTCGGCCTCGACCGACGACGGCGCGAACGTCGAGGTGGGCGGCGGCGAGCTGACCATCTACGACAACTTCGACGCCAAGACCGGCGACCTGTGCTGGAAGGACCTCTGCCGCGGTCCCCACCTGCCGACCACCCGCAACATCCCGGCGTTCAAGCTGATGCGCAACGCCGCCGCCTACTGGCGCGGCAGCGAGAAGAACCCGATGCTCCAGCGCATCTACGGCACCGCGTGGCCGTCGAAGGAGGAGCTGAAGGCCCACCTCGACTTCCTCGTGGAGGCCGAGAAGCGCGACCACCGCAAGCTCGGCACCGAGCTCGACCTGTTCTCCGTACAGGACGAGATCGGCTCCGGCCTGGCCGTCTTCCACCCCCGCGGCGGAGTCATCCGGCGCACCATGGAGGACTACTCGCGCAAGCGGCACGAGGAAGAGGGCTACGAGTTCGTCTACACCCCGCACGCCACCAAGGGCACCCTCTTCGAGAAGAGCGGCCACCTGGACTGGTACGCGGAGGGCATGTACCCCCCCATGCAGCTCGACGGTGGTACCGACTACTACCTCAAGCCCATGAACTGCCCGATGCACAACCTGATCTTCGACGCGCGCGGCCGTTCCTACCGCGAACTGCCGCTGCGCCTCTTCGAGTTCGGCACCGTGTACCGGTACGAGAAGTCGGGCGTCGTGCACGGCCTGACCCGCTCGCGCGGGTTCACCCAGGACGACGCGCACATCTACTGCACCAAGGAGCAGATGGCGGAGGAGCTCGACCGCACGCTGACCTTCGTGCTGAACCTGCTCCGCGACTACGGTCTGACCGACTTCTACCTGGAGCTGTCGACCAAGGACCCGGAGAAGTTCGTCGGCTCGGACGAGATCTGGGAGGAGGCCACCGCCACCCTCCAGCAGGTCGCCGAGAAGCAGGGCCTGCCCCTGGTCCCGGACCCGGGCGGCGCCGCGTTCTACGGCCCGAAGATCTCCGTCCAGTGCCGTGACGCGATCGGCCGCACCTGGCAGATGTCGACCGTGCAGCTCGACTTCAACCTGCCGGAGCGCTTCAACCTGGAGTACACCGGCCCCGACGGCACCAAGCAGCGGCCGGTCATGATCCACCGTGCGCTGTTCGGTTCCATCGAGCGGTTCTTCGCCGTGCTGCTGGAGCACTACGCGGGCGTCATGCCGCCGTGGCTCGCCCCGGTCCAGGCGGTCGGCATCCCGATCGGCGACTCGCACATCGAGTACCTGCAGGAGTTCGCCGCAGAGGCGAAGAAGAAGGGCCTGCGCGTCGAGGTGGACGCCTCCTCCGACCGCATGCAGAAGAAGATCCGCAACCAGCAGAAGCTGAAGGTCCCCTTCATGATCATCGTCGGTGACGAGGACATGGCCGCGGGCACCGTCTCCTTCCGCTACCGCGACGGTTCGCAGGAGAACGGCGTCCCGCGCGACCAGGCGCTGGCGAAGCTCGTGGACGTCGTGGAGCGCCGCGTCCAGGTGTGA
- a CDS encoding GNAT family N-acetyltransferase — protein MPSAHPRPLDLTDDSTAYAVHRIGRAAYAVEAELIGFDGIPALRESLADLRARPLNWIGALSGDGEITGFLAWGEEADAVHLDRLCVDPARFRRGIASLLLRHVLTDVLPHRTVTVTTGADNAPAVTLYERSGFTRGADFSPVPGLRMASFTHAPG, from the coding sequence ATGCCGAGCGCGCACCCGCGGCCGCTGGACCTGACCGACGACTCCACCGCGTACGCCGTGCACCGGATCGGCAGGGCCGCGTACGCGGTGGAGGCGGAGCTGATCGGCTTCGACGGCATCCCGGCGCTCCGCGAGAGCCTCGCGGACCTGCGGGCGCGGCCCCTGAACTGGATCGGCGCACTGTCCGGGGACGGCGAGATCACCGGCTTCCTCGCCTGGGGGGAGGAGGCGGACGCCGTTCACCTGGACCGACTGTGCGTGGATCCGGCCCGGTTCCGCCGGGGGATCGCCTCGCTCCTGCTGCGCCACGTCCTGACCGACGTGCTCCCCCACCGCACGGTCACGGTCACCACGGGCGCGGACAACGCCCCCGCGGTGACCCTGTACGAACGCTCCGGCTTCACCCGGGGCGCGGACTTCTCCCCGGTCCCGGGCCTGCGCATGGCGTCCTTCACCCACGCCCCGGGCTGA
- a CDS encoding DUF4365 domain-containing protein, translating to MALAQPEPGGVLAGQIDPRTDPRSGPLRGTLATTACMETLQVGYLHAVVAAAGCSLSQPFPDNGIDWHVSHGAPEHVIDDEVTIKVQLKATYQIPPRPAGPTFGFTLDNEHLVKLARSPVAVHKILVVMLVPRERDQWLSAGHDRLDLRHCCYWTNLAGHPVTGRRRTTVRIPTTRIFDDRALCEIMTRVGSGGTP from the coding sequence ATGGCGCTCGCGCAGCCCGAACCGGGCGGGGTGCTCGCGGGGCAGATCGATCCGCGGACCGACCCGCGGAGCGGACCGCTGCGCGGCACACTCGCCACCACCGCCTGCATGGAAACCCTTCAGGTGGGATACCTGCACGCCGTAGTCGCCGCGGCGGGCTGCTCGCTGTCCCAGCCCTTTCCCGACAACGGCATCGACTGGCACGTCAGCCACGGCGCCCCCGAGCACGTCATCGACGACGAGGTGACCATCAAGGTCCAGCTCAAGGCGACCTACCAGATACCGCCCAGACCGGCCGGGCCCACCTTCGGCTTCACCCTCGACAACGAGCACCTGGTGAAGCTGGCCCGCAGTCCGGTCGCCGTGCACAAGATCCTCGTCGTGATGCTCGTCCCGCGGGAACGCGACCAATGGCTGAGCGCCGGACACGACCGGCTCGACCTGCGGCACTGCTGCTACTGGACCAATCTCGCCGGACACCCCGTGACCGGCCGGCGCCGGACCACCGTACGGATCCCGACCACGCGGATCTTCGACGACCGGGCGCTCTGCGAGATCATGACCCGGGTCGGGTCGGGAGGGACACCTTGA
- a CDS encoding 3'-5' exonuclease — protein MTRWYEGPLAAFDTETTGVDVERDRIVSAALIVQECAGGRIRSTRWLVNPGIPVPPGATEVHGLTDEHLQRNGRWPAPVVEEIARALGEQQVAGRPVVVMNAPFDLTLLDRELRRHRASSLSRYLDNRPLTVLDPRVLDKHLDRYRKGRRTLTDLCAHYGIELEGAHDAGADALASLELVRAVGRRFAGRLERLTPTELHTLQQVWHAAQARGLQAWFARQGTPESVDPHWPLRPELPAAA, from the coding sequence ATGACACGCTGGTACGAGGGCCCGCTGGCCGCATTCGACACGGAGACGACCGGGGTGGACGTGGAGCGGGACCGGATCGTGTCCGCCGCGCTCATCGTTCAGGAGTGCGCGGGCGGCCGGATCCGCTCGACGCGATGGTTGGTCAATCCCGGCATCCCGGTACCCCCGGGGGCCACGGAAGTGCACGGTCTGACCGATGAGCACCTCCAGCGCAACGGTCGGTGGCCCGCGCCGGTGGTGGAGGAGATAGCCCGCGCGCTCGGGGAGCAGCAGGTGGCGGGCCGGCCGGTGGTGGTGATGAACGCGCCGTTCGATCTGACGCTGCTGGACCGGGAGTTGCGCCGCCACCGGGCGTCCTCACTGTCCCGGTACCTGGACAACCGGCCGTTGACGGTGCTGGATCCGCGGGTGCTCGACAAGCATCTGGACCGCTACCGCAAGGGCCGCCGGACGCTCACGGACCTGTGCGCGCACTACGGGATAGAGCTGGAGGGTGCCCATGACGCGGGCGCGGACGCCCTGGCGTCCCTGGAGCTCGTACGGGCCGTGGGGCGCAGGTTCGCGGGCCGGCTGGAGCGGCTGACGCCGACGGAGCTGCACACGCTCCAGCAGGTGTGGCACGCGGCCCAGGCGCGGGGGCTCCAGGCGTGGTTCGCGCGGCAGGGCACACCGGAGTCGGTGGATCCGCACTGGCCGCTGCGGCCGGAACTGCCCGCGGCGGCGTGA
- a CDS encoding SRPBCC family protein, translating into MDRSSHGGTSGGDPAAPANPGGRWTRYRFRSVWDLDAAPTRVYAALENPESYPLWWPQIRAVAPDADGSGGTALIRSVLPYTLRVGAAELLRDPLRGILEVALLGDLEGWARWTVRARAGGTRALYEQEVEVRRPLMRLLAFPGRPVFRLNHTLMMRSGRRGLAAHLAARPEAV; encoded by the coding sequence ATGGACCGAAGCAGCCATGGCGGCACGTCCGGCGGCGACCCGGCCGCGCCCGCCAACCCCGGTGGCCGGTGGACCCGTTACCGCTTCCGCAGCGTGTGGGACCTCGACGCCGCGCCCACCCGCGTCTACGCCGCCCTGGAGAATCCCGAGTCCTACCCCCTGTGGTGGCCCCAGATCCGCGCCGTCGCCCCCGACGCCGACGGGAGCGGCGGCACCGCCCTCATCCGCTCCGTCCTCCCCTACACCCTGCGCGTGGGCGCGGCCGAACTCCTGCGGGACCCCCTGCGCGGCATCCTGGAGGTCGCCCTGCTCGGCGATCTGGAGGGCTGGGCGCGGTGGACCGTACGGGCGCGGGCCGGTGGCACGCGGGCGCTGTACGAGCAGGAGGTCGAGGTGCGCCGCCCCCTGATGCGCCTGCTCGCGTTCCCCGGGCGGCCGGTGTTCCGGCTCAACCACACGCTGATGATGCGGTCCGGACGGCGCGGGCTCGCCGCACATCTGGCGGCCCGGCCGGAAGCGGTTTGA
- a CDS encoding SCO7613 C-terminal domain-containing membrane protein has product MDNPLPPAEELVLIDRELIQLDARRHFLLSRRAWLLGAQAPQAWGAQVRPKASAQATGASEASAPGAQNVLLVLGAVLLAVAALAFTLVSWGSLGIAGRSAVLAVVTAAALGAPVALLRRGLRSTAEAVAAVGLLLTVLDAYALYAVGMPEVDGLAYAAGAAAVLAAVWAGYGRALTVLRIPVPAALLTAQLPLPLAALAAGAAGLDMAWALLGTAALDAGLALLRPGRWSRWAGEAGSVVGGAALLTALTQSLDAESTGAALAPSARLAAVAVLALAVAWRASALRTAFAAAGAFAAVAALGGLVRPELSPSGAAVVYLAVALPLLGALRVSALPEPVRRGLALCGAGVAVLQAALAAAWVASVLVGRLRVLEEVWSVTAPAPAADGSGLPALVVLLLTAGGSWWLVRVLPERTEPAVAAVVLGWAALFTAPVVLEAAPGAVLAAQLVVTLATGALALRAPAPAASTAPARAPKPAGAGQGLVGVAAGTCALAGALSVSVAALDGRLATFAVFGLLGAACAAGAAYRPAPVWARAGAAALAVGYAALLAVALGALLERPVAWWAPAVLVVPAAVAALGPRLGSVRVPAEVAAAAAGLLALALATGDAPVLALVLALAGVVCAAAAVRPERRSAAGWPAGALFLAATWVRLAASEVTVPEAYTLPVTAAALTVGFLRRRRDPLAGSWTAYGPGLAATLLPSTLAVWGDPHWLRPLLLGTAALGVTLAGARGRLRAPLLLGGATLAAVALHELTPYVVQVVDALPRWLPPALAGVLLLAMGATYEKRLRDARRLREAIGRLK; this is encoded by the coding sequence ATGGACAACCCCCTGCCGCCGGCCGAGGAGCTCGTGCTCATCGACCGCGAACTGATCCAACTCGACGCCCGGCGCCACTTCCTGCTGAGCCGCCGTGCCTGGCTGCTGGGCGCCCAGGCCCCCCAGGCCTGGGGTGCACAGGTCCGGCCGAAGGCGTCCGCGCAGGCCACGGGGGCCTCGGAGGCCTCGGCCCCGGGTGCGCAGAACGTGCTGCTGGTCCTGGGCGCGGTGCTGCTGGCGGTCGCGGCCCTGGCGTTCACGCTGGTCAGCTGGGGCTCCCTGGGGATCGCCGGGCGCAGTGCGGTGCTGGCCGTGGTGACGGCGGCGGCGCTGGGCGCCCCGGTGGCGCTGCTGCGCCGGGGGCTCCGCTCGACCGCCGAGGCGGTGGCCGCGGTCGGTCTGCTGCTGACGGTGCTCGACGCGTACGCGCTGTACGCCGTCGGCATGCCGGAGGTGGACGGCCTGGCGTACGCGGCGGGCGCGGCCGCGGTGCTGGCGGCGGTGTGGGCGGGGTACGGGCGCGCCCTGACCGTGCTGCGGATCCCGGTGCCGGCGGCGCTGCTGACGGCGCAGCTCCCGTTGCCGCTGGCGGCGCTGGCCGCCGGGGCGGCGGGGCTGGACATGGCCTGGGCCCTGCTGGGTACGGCGGCGCTGGACGCCGGGCTCGCGCTGCTGCGGCCCGGGCGGTGGTCCCGCTGGGCGGGAGAGGCCGGCTCGGTGGTGGGCGGGGCCGCGCTGCTGACGGCGCTGACGCAGTCCCTGGACGCGGAATCGACGGGCGCGGCCCTGGCCCCCTCGGCGCGGCTGGCGGCGGTGGCGGTGCTCGCGCTGGCGGTGGCCTGGCGCGCCTCCGCCCTGCGGACCGCGTTCGCCGCGGCCGGCGCCTTCGCGGCGGTGGCGGCGCTGGGCGGCCTGGTCCGGCCGGAGCTGAGCCCGTCCGGGGCGGCGGTCGTGTACCTGGCGGTGGCCCTGCCCCTGCTGGGAGCGCTACGGGTCTCCGCGCTCCCGGAGCCGGTCCGGCGCGGGCTCGCCCTGTGCGGTGCGGGGGTGGCCGTCCTGCAGGCGGCGCTCGCCGCGGCGTGGGTGGCGTCGGTGCTGGTGGGCCGGCTGCGGGTGCTGGAGGAGGTCTGGTCGGTGACCGCGCCCGCCCCGGCGGCCGACGGCTCGGGGCTCCCTGCGCTGGTGGTCCTGCTGCTGACGGCCGGGGGCTCGTGGTGGCTGGTCCGGGTGCTTCCGGAGCGCACGGAGCCGGCGGTGGCCGCCGTGGTCCTGGGCTGGGCGGCGCTCTTCACGGCCCCGGTGGTGCTCGAAGCGGCCCCGGGCGCGGTCCTCGCCGCCCAGCTCGTGGTGACGCTGGCGACGGGGGCGCTCGCGCTCCGCGCCCCGGCACCCGCGGCCTCCACCGCTCCGGCGCGGGCCCCGAAGCCGGCCGGCGCCGGTCAGGGCCTCGTGGGGGTCGCCGCGGGGACGTGCGCCCTGGCAGGGGCCCTGAGCGTGTCCGTGGCGGCCCTGGACGGCCGACTGGCCACCTTCGCGGTGTTCGGCCTGCTGGGGGCCGCGTGCGCGGCGGGAGCGGCGTACCGGCCCGCCCCGGTGTGGGCCCGCGCGGGAGCGGCGGCCCTCGCCGTCGGGTACGCGGCGCTGCTCGCGGTGGCGCTGGGCGCACTGCTGGAGCGGCCGGTGGCCTGGTGGGCACCGGCGGTGCTGGTGGTCCCGGCGGCGGTGGCGGCGCTCGGGCCGCGGCTGGGCTCCGTACGGGTCCCGGCGGAGGTCGCGGCGGCCGCGGCGGGTCTCCTCGCGCTGGCCCTGGCCACCGGGGACGCTCCGGTGCTCGCGCTGGTCCTGGCCCTGGCCGGGGTGGTGTGCGCGGCGGCGGCGGTGCGGCCCGAGCGCCGGTCGGCGGCGGGCTGGCCCGCCGGGGCGCTGTTCCTGGCGGCGACCTGGGTACGGCTGGCGGCTTCGGAGGTGACGGTGCCCGAGGCGTACACCCTGCCGGTGACGGCGGCGGCACTGACCGTGGGATTCCTGCGACGGCGCCGCGATCCGCTCGCCGGGTCCTGGACGGCGTACGGGCCGGGGCTGGCCGCGACCCTGCTGCCGAGCACCCTCGCGGTGTGGGGCGACCCGCACTGGCTGCGGCCGCTGCTGCTGGGGACGGCCGCGCTCGGGGTGACCCTGGCCGGTGCCCGCGGCCGGCTCCGGGCGCCGCTGCTGCTGGGCGGGGCGACGCTGGCGGCGGTGGCGCTGCACGAGCTGACCCCGTACGTCGTCCAGGTCGTGGACGCGCTGCCGCGCTGGCTGCCGCCGGCCCTGGCGGGGGTGCTGCTGCTGGCGATGGGGGCCACCTACGAGAAGCGGCTGCGCGACGCCCGCCGGCTGCGGGAGGCGATCGGGCGGCTGAAGTAG
- a CDS encoding TIGR02611 family protein, which yields MNTGSDRETNESANESAAAEGESAAAEEDPKVFHVSKAPDFIKARRGLHLSWQVGVFVVGLAVVGAGVAMLVLPGPGWVAIFAGLAIWATEFAWAHLALRWTKRKVSEAAQKALDPKVRRRNIILTSVGLAIAGVLIGFYLWKYGLVLPWNLKDQ from the coding sequence ATGAACACGGGGAGTGACCGCGAGACCAACGAGTCCGCCAACGAGTCCGCCGCCGCCGAAGGCGAGTCCGCCGCTGCCGAGGAGGACCCGAAGGTCTTTCACGTCTCCAAGGCGCCGGACTTCATCAAGGCCCGCCGGGGCCTGCACCTGAGCTGGCAGGTCGGCGTCTTCGTCGTCGGCCTCGCCGTCGTCGGCGCCGGTGTCGCCATGCTGGTGCTGCCCGGCCCGGGCTGGGTGGCGATCTTCGCGGGCCTCGCGATCTGGGCCACCGAATTCGCCTGGGCGCACCTCGCCCTGCGCTGGACCAAGCGCAAGGTCAGCGAAGCCGCCCAGAAGGCCCTGGACCCGAAGGTCCGCCGCCGCAACATCATCCTGACCAGCGTCGGGCTCGCGATCGCGGGCGTCCTGATCGGCTTCTACCTGTGGAAGTACGGGCTCGTGCTGCCCTGGAACCTCAAGGACCAGTGA
- a CDS encoding SsgA family sporulation/cell division regulator, with translation MNTTVSCELHLRLVVSSESSLPVPAGLRYDTADPYAVHATFHTGAEETVEWVFARDLLAEGLHRPTGTGDVRVWPSRSHGQGVVCIALSSPEGEALLEAPARALESFLKRTDAAVPPGTEHRHFDLDKELSHILAES, from the coding sequence ATGAACACCACGGTCAGCTGCGAGCTGCACCTGCGCCTCGTTGTGTCGAGCGAGTCCTCACTGCCTGTTCCCGCGGGCCTGCGGTATGACACGGCCGATCCCTACGCCGTGCACGCCACCTTCCACACCGGCGCCGAGGAGACGGTCGAATGGGTATTCGCCCGCGACCTCCTCGCCGAGGGCCTTCACCGGCCCACCGGTACCGGCGACGTCCGTGTCTGGCCGTCCCGCAGTCACGGTCAGGGGGTCGTCTGCATCGCCCTGAGCTCACCGGAGGGAGAAGCGCTGCTCGAAGCACCCGCCCGAGCACTGGAGTCGTTCCTCAAGCGGACGGACGCCGCGGTTCCACCCGGAACCGAACACCGGCACTTCGACCTCGACAAGGAGCTCTCCCACATCCTGGCCGAATCCTGA
- a CDS encoding CGNR zinc finger domain-containing protein, giving the protein MQIPHDTRRALDVVVALVNTSAETEQPDGLADVNALRGFVHDYAISDVGELSARDLAGVRTVRAKFAQIFAAPSPRAASVLINELVATAGTTPQLTNHDGYDWHVHYFAPGASVGDHLAADGGMALAFIVVSGEQERLRRCEAPDCRRAFVDLSRNRSRRYCDSRTCGNRLHVAAYRARRKSELGTEPGSEQEEIVHGGEQQQTTDHG; this is encoded by the coding sequence GTGCAGATCCCCCACGACACCCGTCGCGCGCTCGACGTCGTCGTCGCGCTGGTGAACACCTCGGCCGAGACGGAGCAGCCCGACGGGCTGGCGGACGTGAACGCGCTGCGCGGTTTCGTCCACGACTACGCGATCAGCGACGTCGGCGAGCTCAGCGCCCGCGACCTCGCCGGCGTGCGCACGGTGCGCGCGAAATTCGCCCAGATCTTCGCGGCGCCGAGTCCGCGCGCGGCCTCCGTGCTCATCAACGAGCTGGTCGCGACGGCCGGGACCACCCCGCAGCTGACCAATCACGACGGCTACGACTGGCACGTGCACTACTTCGCCCCGGGCGCCTCGGTGGGCGACCACCTGGCGGCCGACGGCGGCATGGCGCTGGCCTTCATCGTGGTCTCCGGCGAGCAGGAGCGGCTGCGCCGCTGCGAGGCCCCCGACTGCCGGCGGGCCTTCGTCGACCTGTCCCGCAACCGCTCCCGGCGCTACTGCGACAGCCGTACCTGCGGGAACCGGCTGCACGTGGCGGCGTACCGGGCCCGGCGCAAATCGGAACTGGGGACGGAGCCCGGCTCAGAGCAGGAAGAGATCGTGCACGGCGGCGAGCAGCAGCAGACCACCGATCACGGCTAG
- a CDS encoding DsbA family protein, which yields MTDSVILDVWCELQCPDCHSALDDVRALRARYGDRLDIRLRHFPLEKHKHSFAAAQAAEEAAEQGQGWPYVEAVLARTAELGKAGEPVLVEVAHELGLDAEEFDTALIDGRHILIVDADQAEGKAIGVTGTPTYVIDGQRLDGGKSQAGLRERIEEIADRLLAEAA from the coding sequence ATGACCGATTCCGTGATCCTCGACGTCTGGTGCGAACTTCAGTGCCCGGACTGCCACAGCGCCCTGGACGACGTGCGCGCCCTGCGGGCCCGCTACGGCGACCGGCTGGACATCCGGCTGCGCCACTTCCCGCTGGAGAAGCACAAGCACTCCTTCGCCGCGGCGCAGGCCGCGGAGGAGGCCGCCGAGCAGGGGCAGGGCTGGCCCTACGTGGAGGCCGTCCTCGCCCGCACCGCGGAACTCGGCAAGGCCGGCGAGCCGGTACTCGTCGAGGTCGCGCACGAACTGGGCCTGGACGCCGAGGAGTTCGACACCGCCCTGATCGACGGCCGGCACATCCTGATCGTGGACGCCGACCAGGCCGAGGGCAAGGCGATCGGCGTGACCGGCACCCCGACGTACGTCATCGACGGACAGCGCCTCGACGGCGGCAAGAGCCAGGCCGGCCTGCGCGAGCGCATCGAGGAGATCGCCGACCGGCTGCTCGCCGAGGCCGCCTAG
- a CDS encoding GNAT family N-acetyltransferase gives MTTTLRPSGPLQQSTGGARSRPYEIRVNSRRVGALLLATDTPFGPTVAEIRELAVEEPDRRRGRATVAALAAEEVLRSWGCRRVRVSVPAGSPGGLRLAAALGYAEYSRNMAKELPAEPPALSEGVAGRPMTEPEFDTWLAAALEGYAQSWVGRGMPAEAARTKSANDHASSLPLGLATPGVSFSVLEAAGVPVGTVWVAPSGGDSYVFDVAVAEEHRGRGHGRDLMLLAEGAALAAGHRVLALHVFTDNVPALRLYESLGYRTTGFNYAKDLI, from the coding sequence ATGACCACCACCCTGCGGCCGAGCGGGCCGCTTCAGCAGAGCACCGGCGGGGCGCGCTCGCGCCCGTACGAGATCCGTGTCAACAGCAGGCGCGTCGGCGCCCTGCTGCTCGCCACCGACACCCCCTTCGGGCCGACGGTCGCCGAGATACGCGAACTCGCCGTCGAGGAACCCGACCGCCGGCGCGGCCGTGCCACGGTCGCCGCGCTCGCCGCCGAGGAGGTGCTGCGGAGCTGGGGCTGCCGCAGGGTCCGCGTCTCGGTCCCGGCGGGCTCGCCGGGCGGCCTGCGGCTGGCCGCCGCCCTCGGGTACGCCGAGTACAGCCGCAACATGGCCAAGGAACTCCCCGCCGAGCCGCCCGCCCTGTCCGAGGGGGTCGCCGGCCGCCCGATGACGGAGCCCGAGTTCGATACCTGGCTCGCGGCGGCGCTCGAGGGCTACGCGCAGAGCTGGGTGGGCCGCGGCATGCCGGCCGAGGCGGCACGGACGAAATCGGCGAACGACCACGCGTCCTCGCTGCCCCTGGGCCTGGCCACCCCGGGCGTCAGCTTCTCCGTGCTGGAGGCGGCCGGCGTCCCGGTGGGCACCGTCTGGGTCGCTCCGAGCGGCGGGGACTCGTACGTCTTCGACGTCGCGGTCGCCGAGGAGCACCGCGGCCGGGGCCACGGCCGGGACCTGATGCTCCTCGCGGAGGGCGCCGCCCTGGCCGCCGGCCACCGGGTGCTCGCGCTGCACGTCTTCACCGACAACGTCCCGGCCCTGCGGCTCTACGAGTCCCTCGGCTACCGGACGACCGGCTTCAACTACGCGAAGGACCTGATCTAG